A segment of the Coffea arabica cultivar ET-39 chromosome 8c, Coffea Arabica ET-39 HiFi, whole genome shotgun sequence genome:
aggtttgattgtaatagtcggacagttagtatgtttgtttttgttttagtggtttgtataaggaccctccttagggtctatcttctgctggttgtggttatagtgtattagaatggtttgactcgagacttttgaagatgtaaatataacttttgggattgtatataatgtatatagctctctttcgatttatctagttttattgctttaagttttgagtcctggtgcgagctaggcaggcggcccgccgatacccttgggttcgcccttgggagaagtggggtcgtcacagttggtatcagagcgcctaggttagaggacttgggcaagtgggacgTACGTGATAGACACTAGGCATATTTGAtgcttttaagttgaatgatatattttaagctgaaataCTGGTGAACTGACgaattaatgttttgtaggtatgtatccgaGCGGTTCTAGGGGTACTGGACCCAGCGGCGGGGGGCCGGAGGACCGAGTGTGGCGTAAGCGTGCGATCCGATATCGGAGGAGACTTGGGAAGCCTTACACCACGTATTCCCCGTTTAGTCAGGCGTCGCATCGACCCTGTGCGTGTTGGTATACCTTTGGCTATCCTGACGAGGTCGTCTTGTCATTGGATGACGAGCATTATCACCTAGACCGGACAGTCGACTCTTTGAGAGCGCAGCTGGAGGAGGCCAGAGAGGTTGGCCAGGGGCGGGCGTCACGCATTAGGCACTTGGAGCGGagtctccgagaggagagggagaggacggatgctttgcaccgtcagctccaggacacacaccagcacctcttcgctatgaagaggcagctgagggatagggttcggagtatgtctgttgactgcgagctcctactagatctagccgcagaggcaccgccacgagccaccggtccagaggggatggacgaggtggacacgttaggttccgttgggaacctgggccctaggggaggcgattagggtcgcttttctacttttgtttagctagtgtatgacttttgttagaactagaATGACTACTCTCTTCTGTTATTTGATTGGCTGACTAGATTTTGGAGCCAgtgctcatgtgtacattgggttttgtaccgactggaggtcggtaatgtgtaaatcttttggtgtgactttgtaaaaatatgtatataatGGAAAAGCATTTTGACCTTATCCTTTGTGTGTTCTCTGTGTATACGCTTTACGTCCGTACTTTTGCTCATAGTCTGGCTAATAAGTATATGTCGTATTCCGATCTATAGACTTTTGcacttaaatggcctccggtactcgaggtggaggtagagggcgagcacgAAGCCCTGAAAGGGAACCAGGACAAGAGCCAgatcaagtagctacagccattcAGCGGATGGCTGACTTGCTAGAACGTATGGTCGACCATCAGGGTCAGGGCCATGGGAATGCTgctggaaaccctggaaataatccgggacataatcatgagggcgaggaccgtgccttagaacggttccaaaagtttgtacctcctaagttcataggaggacctaatcctgatttaGCCGAAACCTGAATGGACCGTATgctcgatatatttgccgcgcttaggtattcggaagagcggcagatatcttttgctgtgttccagtttgaaggagccgctcgagcctggtggaacgtgattaaaactaagtgggagcgcgaacaaaccccctggacctggatcaattttacccgagaatttaatgagaagtacttgccgcccatcgtgcaagagaaacgggaagatgattttattcgcctgcgtcaaggtgcatctagcgtggcggagtacgaaactcagttcactaaactttctcgctttgccccagagctggtgttaacggagcagaaacgaatccgtcgattcgttcaaggtttaaatgtggaaatccaggaatcactagcagctgctcagttgaacacgtttagccaggcactagaaaaagcacagcggattgagactgcgaggggacaggttaaagccttccatgaccggaaaaggaggcaaacCAGTTCGAATGACACAACGGCTGGACAGAGTTCGCGAAATGAGCCACCAACTAAGACGAGCAAAGGCACAGATGGTCCACGACCTACAAGAACCCTGAACAACTTTGGACGAGGTCCGGTTAGgcaagagccccagaggagCGCCCAGCGTGGACGGTCTAGTACGGCTACTAaaccaacctgtggtttctgtgggggcaatcacaccgatgaaaattgctggaaaaatagttcggtTCGTAAATgtttcaaatgtggtagcaccgaacatctGATTGTCCGGTGCCCCAAGATGCAGAAGGAAGGACttaagccaccgactgaagggaccacaacgaAGCCGTCAAACGCAGGGGACAATCGAcctaaagggccagcaagagtgtatgcaatgggtcaacaggaggcgattgacccttcggcaggttttgaaggtacactttgaccaacgaattaatttcgaggacgaaattgtcctaagcgggggagattgtgaggccccagtccgttcgtaagtcgatattagggttatttgatattcggtatagaaaaaattagggttttatggctaggaaggaaaccctaattcggttaagcttgaaaatcctagtttacgttttattattataaggttcaaactataatttatattcggttttctagtgtgtgccttgacataagTAAATACAGAATTTGtgttaattacaaaggtttagtaagtttgaatgattagcaaacctctagtgttacaatattagaaagtttaagtggagttttatttatcgcccgctttattccacattttctttattagaaaaattcccaagataatttttatgagtaaatatgggttttagatgatttttctagtatcggttagtttttgagaaattaagaacgtatattggacgtgggacccactagtgcgataagttcggaaaaattcggccaactaggttaagttttggatattggatttaaattatcgggtgtggAGAGATATTTATAGGTGTGAAGAGATATTTATAGGTTAAGTGGATAggtggaagagagagaaaaaaaaagttaggcaagtcattaaatgagggacaagtgtcaccctttGAGTGGTCCaaccttaagaccactattcatggtcttaccaattgactaattaaaacaaaaaacaaccaaaaattcttcatttcttctcccttgttggccggccctctctctccaaaagaaaggaagaaactcttcaagttttgcttccattttgcttcaaatcatcaaaaccaaccattgaaacttgaacttactccaaaaaacctcttcaattagtgttagtaagttgattggtggagtgatttggaaagctaggaagacctatagctctctctctcttgtttttaaggtaagttgtgaagaaccaccctcctcctttatttgatgcttaaatcatgcttagtggtagtatgagatgcaagtttatggattatttcttgatttatggttgaagtgatgaacttttattatttttggggatttttctgttttaatataagcatgattgtgtggctatctatgatgattggaaatgatgtataATGAtcctagaaggtggaaaaagtggaagatttcaagtaatttatgttttggaagaaatctggaaaattagggttccttggttcttctttctgtccgaaattttaggtcatagatagaggccgaattggccttagcttaaaacatgaaagttgtaggtattgatgtgtttaaggtgcctgtaaaatttcagatcatttggagtagtgtagaatgagataagtcgaaatttctgttgctgttctgggttcatcaggatgaagaaactgcgcctgtaatgcgCTATTTTGACTGGGATTGCTTTGGAATTAgttgttatggtcttctaatgaaatgtagccccttaagtcctggatattcctgtaaatttttcaggttaaacggattagtatatcctgcgttataaacgaaatactcagacctgttttgaccgtcaaattctgttacgtttttggaaagtttctgaccgtgactttttcgattttgatagagtacgatctgggtgtcgacttcttcataagaaatgtagatcttggtcacaGCTTCGAAACTCTATAAAGTACGTCAAAATCTGAGTTCCGTAActctagttatgatcgaaataagaatGCATGTCAGAACTGTTTTTATATCCagacagtttacgactggaactttggcttcacatttgactaggttacaagctgtttgggcttgcgaccaaaacaccaaacttatagccctatatcagagctttctaacgcccttggagtttcatgaatcggatttataaaatctgagatatagccgagcaaataaggcctacCCGTGAAagtgaccattttctggtcagatctgttttggtcctgatgaccaatttccgttccgaatttggattgccgaccttcatgaaagttgttccatttagAATGAACCATCTagctgccaattttcagctcttttgaccatgtgtagcatagaaaacagtttgcaccccaaaactgaccatttgtgcattggccagatttcgtaagtgattgtgtttggttcatttggggctgaagcctccagttgcagttctggatgtcttcataacaattgttgttcatcctttaagcttcgatatggcgtctcatacgccttaattcGATATTCGTAGATcaacttatgattaaaatagaaacgagtgtcaaatctgccgtttccgctaacggccgtttccgtttccgtccgtcatatttacgtgcgcgcgtgccgttttgccgttttgcttattttaggcacgatagtagtcgtttgtgatattatgtgacacaatcttctgtttcagacggtggtgagctgggcggagctggtggggcccactactagctgttcatttcgatccgacttcgtacttttgctatttgagtttctgagtaagtattcaggccagtttggtgtgttttctttgctatgtgtttgcgatgtgtgaaaagggtacttaggcgagggtgtactttatcgcactcgacctaaaccctaatttgaatgtataattgtacttggcatatgtatatgaaccttttggaaccaaaacccttgagcttgtggctcggggcgactttcgagtaaagtttgtgaagtttgcaaagtttgtgagttcgtgggcccgatctaagacctgtatggactattcgagccggttagggcttggtcgaagtcagtccaacttagtctgaggtcaccaagtttgtaagttcatgttatgaaccaattttgtgaatccggttcaccgagaaggtgaccaagtttgtgaaccgatcTTGCGtagcaagttcaatttcgttcgctcgagcaagtttgtgaggtgactggccagtgagggtgataaggtattcggtgggtgtacaagcggggttctacggactattatttgcggtcgacggagtgtcggcaggagatcatacatggcacatgaattggctttggagccacccgtatccttattatatgatgttgttcttttctgcttttgctttactctgaTTGTGTAAtcgttgctacgtgaatttatgctttcgcccctgtttacttactaagcatgtagcttaccccgttccttttgttttccttagcagggaccgacgcggggaacttttggcacacacactagtatagttaggtttgattgtaatagtcggacagttagtatgtttgtttttgttttagtggtttgtataaggaccctccttagggtctatcttctgctggttgtggttatagtgtattagaatggtttgactcgagacttttgaagatgtaaatataacttttgggattgtatataatgtatatagctctctttcgatttatctagttttattgctttaagttttgagtcctggcgcgagctaggcaggcggcccgccgatacacttgggttcgcccttgggagaagtggggtcgtcacagtgcTCCTACATATCAGTGTGTTGCCAACAAAAGTTTCAATCAGCTGCTATAAGGATCACATTTTGAAACATTGTAGATAGTATACCAGATGCATACTTGTTCAAAGTAAAACTCAAGTTACAAACAAAACCCTTTCAACACCAAGTATGAAGAAGCAACTTGACTAGCTTTTCATTTGTATTGCAGCTTTTATCTACAAGCCTACTCCATACTTATGTATTACAGCTTCAAAAACTAAATAGTCATTAAATTGTtcatcaaaataaaataaaggtcAAGCATCTATCATCAAAGCACACGTTAGTCAGCAGTCAACATCAATAATACTTAATAAAATAAGACCAACAAAGGCTCTGGTTAGATTGTAAACTTGGTCATAAAGtccaacaaaaaacaaaaagataagaaaaataGAGCTATTATGGCCTGATCATCAAGAAAATCTCACAACCAACAATGGCTTCCTAGATCATCAAGAAAAACAGAGCTTTATGAATCTACTTTAATCATAAAACCTAGATCATCTCCTATTACTTATTGATCATATAAAGCACCAGCTCAAGATTTTTACCTCTTGTGCAGCTTAGTTTTGAGAATGATGCCTTCACTCCAAAGGAAATTCCACAAACTCAAGTTGCAAATTTCTCCTCCTATGCAATATCTAGCCTTGTATTGTTTTTAGAGTGAAACAGAAGAGAGGAAAACAGCTTCAACTAGTTCTACAAGCTTCAAATATTAGTCCTTTTGTAAGTAGTATTTCATTGTCCCTTCATTTGCGCGCCTTTGGAAGTCTTGTTAGTGCATTTTGTGCCTTCATTAGTATGGAAGAAGAGTAAGGAAGGCACCAATTGTTTCCCAGGTTTTAGGCTATTACatgctttcttttattttttgtctttttttttttttttgctctttaGTAGCCGAATAATTGCTAACAGAAACAAGGTTCTTGTTAACAATTCACCCCTTTGATAGCACGAGGCCACAATCACTTGAGGGATTGTAAGAGAGATTTTGAAAACATGAGGGGAGGTTAGTGATATTTCataaaacctcaagggaggtttttgaaattatccctttagaTATTGGTGGCAGAAAAGCCAACCGCCCACTCAAATGATGTTGTCGGTACAAGCGCCTTTAGCCAAGATCCAAAGGCTCCTCTTGAGCCAGATAAGCTTAGAAAATGTATTAACAATTAGCACCCCtccttcaacaaaaaaaaaaaaaaaaaaaatagcgcCCCACAAATGTTTTAGCCATCACCAGCCTACAAGATTCACTTGGTCAACAGCTATTTCCCAATAAGCCCACTCCTATTCATAGCCAAAAGATGAAATTATCCTCCATTAGACAGCAAATCACAATATAACCGGTCATAGGTTACcattccttattgttcattcatGCTATGAGGCTTTTATATACTTAAGATTGTACTTTAAATGGGGTAAATTAATAAGCTCTTGACCAGCTAAATTTCCTTTGACTTAAAGATGTTTAAAGTTTTAAAGCTAAAGCTTTCAGTTTTGCTGCAATTACCTACTTTAGAAGACCTTTTTAATATAAGGCACACTTGTAAAAGTAACAATTTAGACAACCGTTTCCTTGCACTTCTCTCAAGTCCCAAATGAaacccaaatgaaagaaaatggttAATCACAATTAATCCCCTCAAGGTATACCCTATTTTTTACTTTGTCTCTTAACCTTTTTTTTGTCTTACTTTATCCCTATTGGACAAAATCATCCCTCCATTattctaatttctttttttttctcccttttgcatttttttctttccttttctccctCTATTTTCTTTGTCTCTTTCTTGTTTCCTTACTTCTTCCTTCTCACAAGAAACTTATTTTAGTGATTAAAgctaaaaaagaggaattgctgAAATCTATTTCTCTTCAAATGATCACAAAATATTCAAATCCTTTCCCCAagataccatttttttttttacatttcaattcttTTGCGTTTTCCTTTCCCAAcataatttcttattttattctCAGAAAAACATCAGAAGATAAATTTGTGACATGATTAATAATCATTAATTGGAATTTGCAACACATGGCATCTTACAAAAGATCGAAATCAGCTGTTGGTGCCTTCCAAAGTTTCACCCATAAACCCAATTACAACCtctaaataatattttctgTTTAGATGAAGTTTTTTGGTAAGAAGAAtggaaaagagaggaaagaagaaagagaaaaggaagtaaagaagggggaaaaaggggggaaaataaatgaaaattcaaaataatgtaAAGGTAATTCTGCCTTCTAAGGGTTTAAGTGATAAAAATTAAAGATTAGGGAGTaaagtaaaaaatgaattaTACTTTAAGAGAATTAATTGTAATTGATCCAAaagaaaatctttttttttcttttattattctAAGTTCCCAAGACAACATTGAAAGAAAGTTGCATGTTTTCTCATCCCTTCCTTTCTCTTCTCGCCCAAACTTTCCTTtcgtttgttttcttttttatcctGAACTCCCAATTCTTTTCTCTTCTCACCcaggctttcttttgttttgttttcttttcttttcttttctaccaACTCCCAATCTTGTTTGTCATGGAAGAGAACCCTTGTTCAGAAACCCATTCTTCAGCCCAACTCCGTGACGAATGGCTGGAGTATGTGCTACTATATGATTTCGAGCTATCAAATCTGACAATTTTCTGGGCCAATTGTGTGATGTTTCATTCTGGTTTTTGTCGAATCTGATGTAGAATTCAAGATTCGCTCAAGAAAAAACTGATCACAGATGATGATTTCTACTGGAAGCTACGCCTTCCcgcaaagaaagaagaagaagaagagatacTGAGACATGTGGGTGGAGTTGATTTGAGCTTCGCAAAAGACGATCCTTCAACGGCATGTGGTACTCTTGTGGTGTTGGATCTCCTCAACAATCTTAATGTTGTCTATGAAGATTCGTCTCTTGTTAAGCTTGATGTTCCTTATGTTCCTGGCTTCCTTGCCTTCAGAGAGGTCCTGAATGTTAATAATATGATTATGCCCatcattttttttgttgctgAAGTTTAATTAGTGCATTAGCTTTGAGATTACACATTGCTCCAGTTGTCTGagtttcctttttcttataGGTATAATTGTGGAAGGAGTGCAATTTGAGTTACTGTAATTTGTACATAATGTGGATTTCATTGTGGAAGGAGTGCAATTTGAGTTACTGTTGTAAAACTTATCTTGTATATAATGTGGAtttcattaaaaaatataaGGGATAAAAATCTttagaataaaattttcaaaatttttccttctttactAATTCCGCCTTATTtattgagtaaatcttatacacACTGTTAATGTATACACTATCGccgttggattcatgacatatatacaaaattaaatttcaaattcaaattttttatagcGGTCATTTATTCAATGCTATAGTGTATATATTGCAgtatagaaaagattaattcttATTTATTAGATCATACTACTAATATTATGTAAATTTTAAGTATTTCTAATATATgaacttggttttttttttttttgttgggggtttttttttgggggggggggggggagagaggGGGCAATACAAAGCTATTACCCGTTGTAAAGCTGTTGGGGGTGCTCTCTTTTCATCTTTATTTGCATCTCTAAtggctttttaattttttttttattgtttctcCTAAATTATgagtttattcttttttttttctttttttgatgaattttagGCTCCTGTACTTCTAGAGCTTCTGGAGAAAATGAAGAAGTCTGCACATCCATTCTACCCCCAAGTAATGGTTATCTTCTCAAATTGTTTGGCTGTATTTTTTTTGTCTTGAATGTCAGTCAAAAAGGAAATGGAGATAGAATGTAAAGTCCATCTTAATCATTGAATCAGCATGTGCAGGATAGAACCCATTCTTGCTCCTTATTGTGACCATTCAACTTCTTCCAGTGCCGTAATTCCAAGAATGGGTACTAGTACCATAAATATAGCATAGTACCATAAGAAACATGAGAAGGTGTGATTCAGCGTGTGTTGTTTTGGCACTTAAGAATTCCAATAGAGTGcatgcttattttgtgaaatagatAATCATCAATTTACATAACCAGCCATGGAATCTTTCAACTTTTTCTTGTTATTCAAGATTGGCTATTCAACACTGTGTTTCTTAATAAATCTCTTATTCCAACAGTTATTGATGGTTGATGGCAATGGCATTCTTCATCCTCGAGGCAAGTCTTCCTTCTTTCCACTAATAAGTGGTATTAGAGTGAGTATTTGTCATGGATATCCTATCAAAGATTAGTGCCTAAATTATTTTGTTAAGTTGCTCATTCTAATAGACTTGGATCCTATACTtgtaatgtcatgtttcacaaTTTTCTTATGGGCTTGAAATTGACATAATTGTGCTTACGCTTGTTGAAATCATTAGGGATGGGCTCTttattgctatgagtttagtgAGTATTCATCATCCAACCTGCATTAGCATGACCGGTTTTTCTTCtacacaaggaaaaaaaatatctagaaaaaaAGAGTTAATTTTTGGAAGCAATTACTTTCAAACTTTATCATGTCTCGAAGTTTCATCATACATTTCGATCAGTTTGACTTTCTACAAGTTAACTGCTTCCTGCACCCTCTGGTTTTGACAGCTGAAATATGAATTACTTTTTCCTTGCTGCAAATCTAGCAACTAATATACATCCTACTAAAAACTTTTAATGGTTGTCAATACTCAGTATGTCTACTCCACACCATAGTGCCATTAGAGATAGATCATGTACTTGGAATCTTTTTGAGCATTGGAAGATTAAGATAGTAAGAGCAAGGGAAAGAGGATTTAAGTTTCGTTTATGGGTGTGAAAGCATCACAAACTTTAAAATTAAGGTGAGTAGGTACAGAATTTGTATGCTACCAAGAACAGATTTGAGAAAGAAAAACTTTGACAGTGAAAGCACTTATATTCATCTTGAATAGCTGAAAATTGTTGTTCTTGTTATATTACTATTGACAAGAAGCTAAGAGAATGTTATATGACATGATTCATTACAACATGGTTTTACCTTATCGGTGAAGTATCCAAAGCTGCAAGAGAATGCTAAAGTAACATTTATCTCTTTTGGCATAAAAAGTTTCTTACTTAATAGTCTTGAGAGGGAAACCAGCGGCAAACGTTTGAGATTAGTAAACAAGCAAGTCAGTGAGAGTAATGTGCTGCAGTCTTTATGCTAGTATTGATGCTTAAGTCATTTATATTTGCGGTAGGTAGGCATGGCTTTGGAAACATTATCCTCTTTCAGACTCCTGCAGAGGTTCTCATAACTTTGGTTGAGATTTAGTAAACAAGCCAGTGAGAACAGTGTGCTGCAGTCTTGATGATAGTAATGATGCTTAAGCTGATTGGTATTTGCGGTAGGTAGGCATCCCTTTGGGAAGCATTGTCTT
Coding sequences within it:
- the LOC113706891 gene encoding uncharacterized protein isoform X3: MFSHPFLSLLAQTFLSFVFFFILNSQFFSLLTQAFFCFVFFSFLFYQLPILFVMEENPCSETHSSAQLRDEWLEIQDSLKKKLITDDDFYWKLRLPAKKEEEEEILRHVGGVDLSFAKDDPSTACGTLVVLDLLNNLNVVYEDSSLVKLDVPYVPGFLAFREAPVLLELLEKMKKSAHPFYPQLLMVDGNGILHPRGFGLACHLGVLANLPTVGIGKNLHHVDGLTLAKVRQLLEVKENSSRDVFTLIGDSGRTFGMLVTVYRLLLPLKL
- the LOC113706891 gene encoding uncharacterized protein isoform X2 is translated as MFSHPFLSLLAQTFLSFVFFFILNSQFFSLLTQAFFCFVFFSFLFYQLPILFVMEENPCSETHSSAQLRDEWLEIQDSLKKKLITDDDFYWKLRLPAKKEEEEEILRHVGGVDLSFAKDDPSTACGTLVVLDLLNNLNVVYEDSSLVKLDVPYVPGFLAFREAPVLLELLEKMKKSAHPFYPQLLMVDGNGILHPRGKSSFFPLISGIRLHHVDGLTLAKVRQLLEVKENSSRDVFTLIGDSGRTFGMALRSTQGLLKPIFVSVGHRVSLATAIKVVKMTCRFRIPEPIRQADIRSKQKLSSLF
- the LOC113706891 gene encoding uncharacterized protein isoform X1, whose translation is MFSHPFLSLLAQTFLSFVFFFILNSQFFSLLTQAFFCFVFFSFLFYQLPILFVMEENPCSETHSSAQLRDEWLEIQDSLKKKLITDDDFYWKLRLPAKKEEEEEILRHVGGVDLSFAKDDPSTACGTLVVLDLLNNLNVVYEDSSLVKLDVPYVPGFLAFREAPVLLELLEKMKKSAHPFYPQLLMVDGNGILHPRGFGLACHLGVLANLPTVGIGKNLHHVDGLTLAKVRQLLEVKENSSRDVFTLIGDSGRTFGMALRSTQGLLKPIFVSVGHRVSLATAIKVVKMTCRFRIPEPIRQADIRSKQKLSSLF